The DNA segment CAACAAGGCGCGGCAGGCGGTGGCGCGGAGCATGTCGGGCCGCTCGCTCGTCGAGCTGACCCTGGACGGCGCCCGGGAGAACGCTCTGGAGGATGACCGGGAGCGTCGTTTCCTCACCGCGCTGCAGCATGTGGAGGCGGAGCTGGGGGTGGCGCCCTCGGAGATGGTGGAGGATGAAGCCGGCTTCTACGGCCTCTTCGTCACCCCCATGCCCGCCCTGCTCGCCCGCCGCCGCGCCAGCCGCATCGAGGCGAAGGAGGAGTGGGATCAACGCCTGAGCATCGAGTGCTACGGGCTCGCCGGCAGTCTGGTGGCCACCGGCAAGGTGCCCCGCGAGGCCGTCGGCTCACCGACCCTGCACTGACGCCGGAGGCCCTAGCCGCCCGCGGCCAGCACGCGCGCGAGCGGCCCCAGGGCGGCGGCGAAGACGTCCGGGTGCGTCAACAGCGACAGCACGAGGAAGGCACCTCCCCGGAAGTCATAGAAGTATCCCGGCTGCACGCTCACCCCCTCCTCCAGCAGGGCCAGACACGTGGCCTCCTCGCCGGGCTCCAGGGGAATGCGCAACACGGCGCTCCAGCCGCCCTGAGCGGGCACGACGTCCCAGGGTGCTCCCGCGGGCCGGGCCTCGAGCAGCCGGCGCCGGTTCTCCTTCACCCGCGCGAGCACCGCGCCCTGGAAGCGAGGCGCGTGGGCCAGCCACTCCGGCAGGCTGAGCTGCACGGGCGTGTTCACCGGCAGGTACGTGTCCGCCACCAGCTCCAGGCGCGCCAGGGCCTCGTCCCGCGCCGCCTCGGGTCCCCCCACGTGCATCCACGCGAGCTTGAGGCCCGGCAGGCCCGCGACCTTCGACAGCCCGGACAGGCTGAAGGTGGGCATCGGCAGCTCCCGCCCGGCCACCGAGCCCACCCGCCCCGGCTCCTCGCCCCAGGCGAAGTCGGAGAAGACCTCGTCCGACACGAGCGCGAGTCCGGCCCGCGCGCACAGGGTACTCAGCGCCTCCAGCTCGCCCTCGTGCAGGTAGTGGCCCGTGGGGTTGCCGGGATTCACCACGAGCACCGCCCGCGTGCGCGCGTCACGCGCGGCGTCCACCGCGTCCACGTCCAGGCCGAAGCCATGCGCGCGGGGCAGGCGGTAGGTGCGCGTCTCCACCCCTTCCAGCCGGGCGAGGTACTCGAAGAGCGGGTAGCTGGGCGCGGGGACGAGGACGTTGTCCCCCGGCTCGCACAGCAGCTTGAAGAGCCAGCCGTATGCCTCGCTCGTGCTCGCCGAGAGGACGAGGTGCTCGGGGCGGAGGGAGGCGCCCCTCGTGCCCAGGAAGGCCGCCACCGCCTCGCGGGCGGAGAGCAGGCCCAGGGACTCGGGGGCGTAGCGCAGGGCGTCGGGGTGGGCCAGCGGCGCCGGCGCTGGCAGGGGCAGCTCCACGCGGGTGGGGTTGGTCTCCGTGAGATCCATCACCGGCAGTCCCCGGGCACGGCGGCTGGCGAGCGCCAGGGCCAGGGCGTTCCACGTCCGCGCGAACCCCGTGCGCGCGGAGAAGGGACTCACAGGCCCGTCTGCAGCATGGCGTTGGCCACACGCCGGATGAGCTCGCGGCGGATCTCCTTGCGGCAGTGGTCGATCGCCTTGGGGTGGGGCTTGGGCAATGTCCCCTCCCGCGAGCGGAGGGCGGTGCGCAACACCAGCTCGACCTTGGACGGCTCCAGATGGAAGAGCCGGGAGCCCTCCTTCTGCAGGAAGTAGGAGAGACCACGCGTATCGAGGAGCTTGGAGAGGTATCGCCTGGAGTCAGCGAGGAGCGAGAGGTCGATGATGTCGGCCATTCGCCGAGGTTTCTCACCCGGATCGAAACATGCGTCCATTTCGCGGCCGGACGGTGCGAAAATTTGATCTCCGGCGCGCATGCGAAACGCGGCGGAGGCCGATTTATCGGGCTCGCGCGCGATCCATCCCGAGCAGCGGGGCGAGTGCCGCGCGGAACGCCGCGTGACGGCGTACCGGCTGCAACAGGTAGGGAACAGGGCCCAGGACACGGACGCCGTGGCGCTCGGCGATGAGCGCCGCGTTGTCGCGCTCGGAAGGGTCGCGCGTGGGCGAGCCGCGCGACAGCAGCACCGCCGCGACAGGGATGTTGCGCGCGGCGAGCGCCTCGAGGGACAGGGCCGTATGGTTGAGCGTGCCCAGGCCCGCGCGGGCGACGAGCAGCACGGGCAGGCCGAGCGTGGAGATGAGATCGATGACGTCGTGGGAGGAGTCGAGCGGGACGAAGAGGCCGCCGGCCCCCTCGACGACCACGGCCCCCTGCCCCACCCGCTCCCAGGCCGCGAGGGTGACGTTCCAGTCGGGCTCGCGGCCGAGGCGGCGCGCGGCGATGCCCGGGGCCAGGGGCGCGCGAAAGCGGTGGGGACAGACGATGTCCAGGGGCAGATCGCTGCGCGCGGCCTCGCGCAGGCTCAGCGCGTCCGCGGGTGCGCGCAGCGAGGCACAGCCGCTCTCGTAGGGCTTGAAGCCCTGGGGGGACAGCCCCGCGTCGGCCATCAAGGACAGCAGGGCACGGGAGGCCTGGGTCTTGCCCACGCCGGTGTCCGTGCCCGTGACGAAGAAGCGGGGGGCCGGGGGAAGCGCACGTCTACGGGCCAAGGGGCCTCCTTGTTTCAGAGGTTGAGCGCGCGCAGGGCGGCGAGCGCCAGGTCGAGCTGGCCCTCGGTATGCGCGGCGGACAGGCAGAAGCGCAAGCGGCTGGTGCCCTCGGGGACGGTGGGCGGGCGGATGGCCTTGACGAGCAGGCCCCGGGAGCGCAG comes from the Cystobacter ferrugineus genome and includes:
- the bioD gene encoding dethiobiotin synthase gives rise to the protein MARRRALPPAPRFFVTGTDTGVGKTQASRALLSLMADAGLSPQGFKPYESGCASLRAPADALSLREAARSDLPLDIVCPHRFRAPLAPGIAARRLGREPDWNVTLAAWERVGQGAVVVEGAGGLFVPLDSSHDVIDLISTLGLPVLLVARAGLGTLNHTALSLEALAARNIPVAAVLLSRGSPTRDPSERDNAALIAERHGVRVLGPVPYLLQPVRRHAAFRAALAPLLGMDRARAR
- a CDS encoding citrate lyase holo-[acyl-carrier protein] synthase; the protein is MAMTVTKQVEGREGQNRALEARERRNKARQAVARSMSGRSLVELTLDGARENALEDDRERRFLTALQHVEAELGVAPSEMVEDEAGFYGLFVTPMPALLARRRASRIEAKEEWDQRLSIECYGLAGSLVATGKVPREAVGSPTLH
- a CDS encoding pyridoxal phosphate-dependent aminotransferase, giving the protein MSPFSARTGFARTWNALALALASRRARGLPVMDLTETNPTRVELPLPAPAPLAHPDALRYAPESLGLLSAREAVAAFLGTRGASLRPEHLVLSASTSEAYGWLFKLLCEPGDNVLVPAPSYPLFEYLARLEGVETRTYRLPRAHGFGLDVDAVDAARDARTRAVLVVNPGNPTGHYLHEGELEALSTLCARAGLALVSDEVFSDFAWGEEPGRVGSVAGRELPMPTFSLSGLSKVAGLPGLKLAWMHVGGPEAARDEALARLELVADTYLPVNTPVQLSLPEWLAHAPRFQGAVLARVKENRRRLLEARPAGAPWDVVPAQGGWSAVLRIPLEPGEEATCLALLEEGVSVQPGYFYDFRGGAFLVLSLLTHPDVFAAALGPLARVLAAGG